Proteins encoded within one genomic window of Lepidochelys kempii isolate rLepKem1 chromosome 11, rLepKem1.hap2, whole genome shotgun sequence:
- the HNRNPA3 gene encoding heterogeneous nuclear ribonucleoprotein A3 isoform X2 has translation MEGHDPKEPEQLRKLFIGGLSFETTDDSLREHFEKWGTLTDCVVMRDPQTKRSRGFGFVTYSCVEEVDAAMSARPHKVDGRVVEPKRAVSREDSVKPGAHLTVKKIFVGGIKEDTEEYNLRDYFEKYGKIETIEVMEDRQSGKKRGFAFVTFDDHDTVDKIVVQKYHTINGHNCEVKKALSKQEMQTASSQRGRGSGSGNFMGRGSFGGGGGGGGGGGGNFSRGGNFGGRGGYGGGGGGRSGSFGSGDGYNGFGDGGNYGGGPGYSSRGGYGGGGGGGPGYGNPGGGYGGSGGGGGGGGYDGYNEGGNFGGGNYGGSGNYNDFGNYSGQQQSNYGPMKGGGSFGGRSSGSPYGGGYGSGGGSGGYGGRRF, from the exons GGCCATGACCCAAAGGAGCCAGAACAGTTGAGAAAACTGTTCATTGGAGGCCTGAGCTTTGAAACAACAGATGACAGCTTAagagaacattttgaaaaatggggCACGCTCACAGACTGTGTG GTGATGAGAGACCCACAAACAAAACGTTCCAGAGGCTTTGGCTTTGTGACATACTCCTGTGTGGAAGAGGTAGATGCTGCAATGAGTGCTCGACCACATAAAGTTGATGGGCGTGTGGTTGAGCCCAAGAGAGCAGTTTCTAGAGAA GATTCTGTAAAGCCTGGAGCACACTTAAcagtaaagaaaatatttgttgGTGGAATTAAAGAAGATACAGAAGAGTATAATTTAAGAGACTACTTTGAAAAATATGGCAAGATTGAAACCATagaagtcatggaagataggCAGAGTGGAAAGAAAAGAGGATTTGCTTTTGTAACTTTTGATGATCATGATACAGTTGATAAAATTGTTG TTCAGAAATATCATACTATAAATGGACATAATTGTGAAGTGAAAAAAGCACTTTCTAAGCAAGAGATGCAGACTGCTAGCTCACAGAGAG GTCGCGGGAGTGGATCAGGCAACTTCATGGGTCGTGGAagttttggaggaggaggaggtggtggtggtggtggtggtggaaattTCAGCCGAGGAGGAAACTTTGGTGGCAGAG GAGGCTATGGTGGTGGCGGTGGTGGGAGAAGTGGAAGCTTTGGAAGTGGTGATGGATATAATGGATTTGGCGATG GTGGGAACTATGGAGGTGGCCCTGGTTACAGTAGTAGAGGGGgttatggtggtggtggtggaggaggaccAGGATACGGAAACCCAGGTGGTGGAtatggtggcagtggtggtggtggaggaggaggtggataCGATGGTTACAATGAAGGAGGAAATTTTGGTGGCG GTAACTATGGTGGCAGTGGAAACTATAACGATTTTGGCAATTATAGTGGACAACAGCAGTCAAACTATGGACCCATGAAAGGAGGTGGCAGTTTTGGTGGCAGAAGCTCAGGCAGTCCCTATGGTG GTGGTTATGGATCTGGAGGTGGCAGTGGTGGCTATGGTGGCCGAAGATTCTAA
- the HNRNPA3 gene encoding heterogeneous nuclear ribonucleoprotein A3 isoform X1, producing the protein MSGIKEERDIEDYKRKGRRSSQGHDPKEPEQLRKLFIGGLSFETTDDSLREHFEKWGTLTDCVVMRDPQTKRSRGFGFVTYSCVEEVDAAMSARPHKVDGRVVEPKRAVSREDSVKPGAHLTVKKIFVGGIKEDTEEYNLRDYFEKYGKIETIEVMEDRQSGKKRGFAFVTFDDHDTVDKIVVQKYHTINGHNCEVKKALSKQEMQTASSQRGRGSGSGNFMGRGSFGGGGGGGGGGGGNFSRGGNFGGRGGYGGGGGGRSGSFGSGDGYNGFGDGGNYGGGPGYSSRGGYGGGGGGGPGYGNPGGGYGGSGGGGGGGGYDGYNEGGNFGGGNYGGSGNYNDFGNYSGQQQSNYGPMKGGGSFGGRSSGSPYGGGYGSGGGSGGYGGRRF; encoded by the exons GGCCATGACCCAAAGGAGCCAGAACAGTTGAGAAAACTGTTCATTGGAGGCCTGAGCTTTGAAACAACAGATGACAGCTTAagagaacattttgaaaaatggggCACGCTCACAGACTGTGTG GTGATGAGAGACCCACAAACAAAACGTTCCAGAGGCTTTGGCTTTGTGACATACTCCTGTGTGGAAGAGGTAGATGCTGCAATGAGTGCTCGACCACATAAAGTTGATGGGCGTGTGGTTGAGCCCAAGAGAGCAGTTTCTAGAGAA GATTCTGTAAAGCCTGGAGCACACTTAAcagtaaagaaaatatttgttgGTGGAATTAAAGAAGATACAGAAGAGTATAATTTAAGAGACTACTTTGAAAAATATGGCAAGATTGAAACCATagaagtcatggaagataggCAGAGTGGAAAGAAAAGAGGATTTGCTTTTGTAACTTTTGATGATCATGATACAGTTGATAAAATTGTTG TTCAGAAATATCATACTATAAATGGACATAATTGTGAAGTGAAAAAAGCACTTTCTAAGCAAGAGATGCAGACTGCTAGCTCACAGAGAG GTCGCGGGAGTGGATCAGGCAACTTCATGGGTCGTGGAagttttggaggaggaggaggtggtggtggtggtggtggtggaaattTCAGCCGAGGAGGAAACTTTGGTGGCAGAG GAGGCTATGGTGGTGGCGGTGGTGGGAGAAGTGGAAGCTTTGGAAGTGGTGATGGATATAATGGATTTGGCGATG GTGGGAACTATGGAGGTGGCCCTGGTTACAGTAGTAGAGGGGgttatggtggtggtggtggaggaggaccAGGATACGGAAACCCAGGTGGTGGAtatggtggcagtggtggtggtggaggaggaggtggataCGATGGTTACAATGAAGGAGGAAATTTTGGTGGCG GTAACTATGGTGGCAGTGGAAACTATAACGATTTTGGCAATTATAGTGGACAACAGCAGTCAAACTATGGACCCATGAAAGGAGGTGGCAGTTTTGGTGGCAGAAGCTCAGGCAGTCCCTATGGTG GTGGTTATGGATCTGGAGGTGGCAGTGGTGGCTATGGTGGCCGAAGATTCTAA